In Bartonella machadoae, a single genomic region encodes these proteins:
- a CDS encoding cell division protein ZapA, producing the protein METVSVTIDGKVYRMACDKGQESHLIALAARLDQYITHLKTNFGEIGDHRLSVMAGIMILDEMEEIKREKKKLHEDYDALLRIHNERDRAIGKIMQDTTERIEKLTAQLLTNDQPNLGLEEQENS; encoded by the coding sequence ATGGAAACTGTTTCCGTCACCATTGATGGTAAAGTTTATCGCATGGCTTGCGATAAAGGACAAGAGAGCCATCTTATTGCACTTGCCGCTCGATTGGATCAATATATCACACATCTGAAGACCAATTTTGGTGAGATTGGTGACCACCGTTTATCGGTTATGGCTGGTATTATGATACTTGATGAGATGGAAGAAATAAAACGAGAAAAGAAAAAACTCCACGAAGATTATGACGCTCTTTTACGAATCCACAATGAAAGAGATCGTGCCATAGGAAAGATTATGCAAGATACCACGGAACGGATTGAAAAACTTACCGCTCAATTGCTTACAAATGATCAACCCAATCTTGGTCTTGAAGAACAAGAAAACTCATAA
- the tkt gene encoding transketolase, which translates to MTNTEQQNQMANAIRFLAIDAIEKANSGHPGLPMGAADIATVLYTKFLAHDPKNPRWPNRDRFVLSAGHGSMLLYALLYLSGYEDICLEDLKNFRQLGSKLAGHPEYGHVAGIETTTGPLGQGLANAVGMALGERLQNARFGDLISHYTYALVGDGCLMEGISQEALSLAGHLKLNKLIVLWDDNNISIDGEVSLADSTDQIARFKASGWNTHKVNGHDQAAIARALEAARDSDKPTFIACKTTIGFGAPSKAGTNKVHGAPLGAREIAGTRIALGWDAEPFVIPADILDSWRLAGLNAAKKRQKWEEKFANLPVTERLEFERLMRGDLLGGFDGAIDAYKQQLIEERPVVATRKASEMALEVINGVVLETIGGSADLTGSNNTKSSQMKSISAEDFSGRYLHYGIREHAMGAIMNGLALYGGFIPYGGTFLCFSDYMRPAMRLSSLMGLRVIYVMTHDSIGLGEDGPTHQPVEHLASLRAMPNHFVFRPADAVETAECWQLALKVRNTPSTLALSRQNLPLLRQEHEEENLCMLGAYELLTASDEAQVTLFASGSELQIAVKAHEILEEKGIPTRVVSVPCFELFAQQSLSYQQALIGNAPVKIAIEAAVRQGWERFIGCEGVFIGMDGFGASGTMETLYSHFNITCENVIATVEKELEKIHKKNVK; encoded by the coding sequence ATGACAAATACTGAACAACAAAATCAGATGGCCAATGCTATCCGTTTTCTTGCTATTGATGCGATTGAAAAAGCAAATTCTGGTCATCCTGGTTTGCCTATGGGGGCAGCCGATATTGCTACCGTCCTTTATACAAAATTCCTTGCCCATGATCCTAAAAATCCTCGTTGGCCCAACCGTGATCGTTTCGTGTTGTCGGCTGGGCATGGGTCGATGCTGCTTTATGCTTTACTCTATCTTTCTGGTTATGAAGATATTTGCCTTGAAGATTTGAAAAATTTTCGTCAACTAGGGTCAAAACTTGCTGGGCATCCAGAATATGGCCATGTTGCTGGAATCGAAACAACCACTGGACCCTTGGGGCAGGGGTTGGCAAATGCCGTGGGAATGGCTCTTGGTGAACGTTTGCAAAATGCCCGTTTTGGCGATCTTATTAGTCATTACACTTATGCGTTGGTGGGCGATGGATGTTTGATGGAAGGGATATCGCAAGAAGCATTGTCTCTTGCGGGGCATTTAAAACTCAATAAGCTTATCGTGTTGTGGGACGATAATAATATTTCTATCGATGGAGAGGTGTCTCTTGCTGATAGTACAGATCAGATAGCGCGCTTTAAAGCTTCTGGGTGGAATACACACAAAGTGAATGGACATGATCAAGCCGCAATTGCACGTGCTCTTGAGGCGGCACGAGATTCTGATAAACCAACTTTTATTGCTTGTAAAACAACCATTGGTTTTGGGGCGCCAAGTAAAGCGGGTACCAATAAAGTTCATGGGGCACCTTTGGGGGCGCGAGAAATTGCTGGAACCCGTATCGCTTTAGGGTGGGATGCTGAGCCTTTTGTTATTCCAGCGGATATTCTCGATAGTTGGCGCTTGGCTGGTCTGAACGCTGCTAAAAAGCGGCAAAAATGGGAAGAAAAATTTGCCAATCTTCCTGTTACAGAACGGTTAGAGTTTGAAAGGCTGATGCGGGGAGATCTGTTGGGCGGATTTGATGGCGCTATTGATGCTTATAAACAGCAACTTATTGAAGAACGTCCCGTTGTTGCTACCCGTAAAGCTTCAGAAATGGCGCTTGAGGTCATTAATGGGGTTGTTCTTGAGACAATCGGTGGTTCTGCCGATTTAACAGGGTCTAATAATACAAAAAGCAGTCAGATGAAAAGTATTTCTGCTGAAGATTTTTCAGGACGCTATCTCCATTATGGAATTCGTGAACATGCCATGGGCGCTATCATGAATGGTCTTGCCCTTTACGGCGGCTTTATTCCTTATGGTGGAACCTTTTTATGCTTTTCTGATTACATGCGTCCTGCTATGCGGCTCTCCTCTTTGATGGGATTGCGGGTGATTTATGTCATGACCCATGATTCCATTGGTCTTGGTGAGGATGGTCCTACCCATCAACCCGTGGAACATTTGGCTTCTTTGCGGGCAATGCCCAATCACTTTGTTTTCCGCCCTGCTGATGCTGTCGAAACAGCTGAGTGTTGGCAATTGGCTTTGAAAGTACGCAATACGCCTTCTACTTTGGCTTTGAGCAGACAAAATTTACCGCTTCTGCGTCAAGAGCATGAAGAAGAAAATCTCTGTATGCTTGGCGCTTATGAGTTATTAACTGCCAGTGATGAGGCGCAAGTGACCTTATTTGCTTCCGGTTCAGAACTACAAATCGCTGTCAAAGCCCATGAAATATTAGAAGAAAAGGGTATTCCAACGCGTGTTGTTTCTGTGCCTTGTTTTGAACTCTTTGCACAGCAATCGCTCTCTTATCAACAGGCTCTCATTGGCAATGCACCTGTTAAAATTGCTATTGAAGCTGCTGTTCGACAAGGATGGGAGCGTTTTATCGGTTGTGAGGGCGTGTTTATCGGTATGGACGGGTTTGGTGCGAGTGGAACAATGGAGACACTTTATTCGCATTTCAATATCACTTGTGAGAATGTGATTGCGACTGTTGAAAAAGAGCTTGAAAAGATCCATAAGAAAAATGTGAAATGA
- a CDS encoding glycine zipper domain-containing protein yields MVKSILKIAVVSAIGLSTVACTTNDERVARYGVGGAAIGALAGTAIGGSTPGAALTGAAFGALAGTVTGAAVNQQKQQKQAAAQRVPMCTYRNYRGQIYQVPCTQRVRASHTTHMPKLCVYRDGKGVMYKAPCHRRAR; encoded by the coding sequence ATGGTGAAATCAATTTTAAAAATAGCTGTTGTTTCAGCTATTGGTCTTAGTACAGTAGCATGTACGACCAATGACGAACGCGTTGCTCGTTATGGTGTGGGAGGGGCAGCGATAGGCGCCTTGGCTGGAACGGCAATTGGTGGAAGTACACCTGGAGCAGCTTTGACAGGTGCAGCGTTTGGTGCGCTTGCTGGAACAGTAACAGGGGCTGCGGTAAATCAGCAAAAACAGCAAAAACAGGCCGCCGCTCAGCGGGTACCAATGTGTACATACCGTAATTATAGAGGGCAAATTTATCAAGTCCCTTGTACGCAGAGAGTGCGGGCGTCCCATACAACACATATGCCAAAATTGTGTGTTTATCGTGATGGTAAAGGCGTGATGTATAAGGCACCTTGTCATAGACGCGCTCGTTAA
- the pyk gene encoding pyruvate kinase, whose product MKRARKVKIIATLGPSSFSTAMIEKLFKAGADVFRLNMSHTDCETMADLVKRIREVEKTVGRPIGILVDLQGPKLRIGCFAKGQEDLRVGQSFTLDDRDVLGDAQRVFFPHKEVFAAVKPGDRLLLDDGKLKLSVQRCDGHSIVCRVVAGTGISDRKGVSFPDTVLPFGAMTPKDEVDLQAVLQQPVDWVALSFIQRPEDIMAVRRLTKSKVSLMAKIEKPQALEHIEKIIHVSDGIMIARGDLGVEMPLERIPALQMELIKACRLAGKPVVVATQMLESMITSSVPTRAEVSDVATAVYAGSDAVMLSAESASGLYPEEAVLMMDRIARQIEQDPTYEAQMGAQHPVPQSTGTDAISLAARQIAETLQLAAIVAYTASGTTGVRASRERPNRPIIALSPIVATARRLALVWGLHCVVAQDARDLEDMVNRAAAIAFQEGFCQAGDRFLVTAGVPLGTPGATNLLRIASVSQDGTKAI is encoded by the coding sequence GTGAAACGCGCGCGTAAAGTAAAGATTATCGCTACTCTTGGTCCTTCTTCTTTTTCCACTGCAATGATTGAAAAACTCTTTAAAGCAGGGGCGGATGTTTTTCGTTTGAATATGAGCCATACCGATTGTGAAACAATGGCTGATTTGGTGAAACGCATACGAGAGGTTGAAAAAACTGTTGGTCGACCCATTGGTATCTTAGTGGATTTACAGGGACCAAAATTGCGTATTGGCTGTTTTGCGAAGGGGCAAGAGGATTTGCGTGTAGGGCAAAGCTTTACATTGGATGATCGTGATGTCCTTGGTGATGCACAACGTGTGTTTTTTCCACATAAAGAGGTGTTTGCCGCTGTTAAGCCCGGAGATCGGCTGTTGCTCGATGATGGAAAATTGAAATTGTCTGTACAGCGGTGTGATGGTCATTCGATTGTGTGCCGTGTGGTTGCTGGAACCGGTATTTCTGATCGAAAAGGTGTTAGTTTTCCCGATACGGTTTTGCCTTTTGGTGCGATGACGCCAAAGGATGAGGTTGATCTTCAGGCGGTTTTGCAACAACCTGTTGATTGGGTGGCACTTTCTTTTATTCAACGTCCAGAAGATATTATGGCGGTGCGCCGGTTGACAAAAAGCAAAGTGTCTTTGATGGCAAAAATCGAAAAACCGCAAGCTTTAGAGCACATAGAAAAGATTATTCATGTATCCGATGGAATTATGATTGCACGGGGAGATCTCGGTGTGGAAATGCCCTTAGAGAGGATTCCAGCACTGCAAATGGAACTCATAAAAGCTTGTCGTTTAGCGGGAAAGCCTGTTGTGGTGGCAACACAAATGCTCGAATCAATGATCACATCCTCTGTTCCAACGCGCGCGGAAGTTTCTGATGTCGCTACAGCGGTTTATGCGGGGAGTGATGCGGTGATGTTGTCGGCAGAATCTGCTTCTGGTCTTTATCCTGAAGAAGCAGTGCTTATGATGGACCGCATTGCGCGACAAATCGAACAAGATCCTACTTATGAGGCTCAGATGGGTGCGCAGCACCCTGTTCCTCAGTCAACAGGAACCGATGCGATTTCCCTTGCGGCTCGGCAGATTGCCGAAACACTTCAATTGGCTGCTATTGTTGCTTATACCGCATCAGGCACAACGGGTGTGCGCGCCTCACGTGAACGTCCAAACAGACCCATTATTGCTTTATCGCCCATCGTGGCAACAGCACGGCGCTTGGCTTTGGTTTGGGGATTGCATTGTGTGGTTGCGCAAGATGCACGAGACTTAGAGGATATGGTTAATCGTGCGGCAGCCATTGCTTTTCAAGAAGGTTTTTGTCAAGCTGGAGACCGGTTTCTTGTGACAGCAGGGGTTCCTCTTGGTACACCCGGTGCAACAAATCTCTTGCGTATTGCTTCGGTTTCTCAAGATGGTACAAAGGCAATTTAA
- a CDS encoding ABC-F family ATP-binding cassette domain-containing protein, with protein MVVPLLRLDRIFLTFGTTPLLDQACLSVEQGARIALVGRNGCGKSTLLKIAAGMIEPSGGEIFRHLRATVRYVAQNPDCSGGEDVHTFVKKGLDYVPDVQWINTLRTNLGFSGTEKLAMLSGGEKRRVSLLRALAAKPDILLLDEPTNHLDLPTIEWLEGALYALPSAIVVISHDRRFLENVTRSTVWLDRGMTKRLEMRFSQFENWRDKALEEEARDQHKLARQIVREEQWLRYGVTARRKRNVRRLGALKELRQQHQTYRGQPGNALLTAAKSHDSGQLVLEAKRIAKSYGDRVIVKDFSLRIQRGDRIGLIGPNGIGKTTLLSALIGKEAVDSGTVKHGYNLSMALLDQQRTINEEETLAHYLTDGRGDSLVINGQERHVVSYMKDFLFLPEQARTPIKELSGGERARLILARLLSRPANFLILDEPTNDLDMETLDLLQEFIADFSGTVLLVSHDRDFLDRTVTHMLAPQGDGQWILYAGGYSDMIAQNKHAALLERKDKKLSQHKMLANPHSREQEKQVSLTNRSVIGREKTTLRKLSYKQVYALEKLPEQIDTLQKEIKTIEQELSDPALYCNDKERFERLSTALEEKKKACAQKEEEWLELELLREDIESEKP; from the coding sequence ATGGTGGTGCCGTTGCTGCGGCTTGACCGCATCTTCCTCACTTTTGGAACAACTCCCTTGCTTGATCAAGCTTGCTTATCGGTTGAGCAAGGGGCACGTATCGCGCTGGTGGGCCGTAATGGTTGTGGAAAATCAACGCTGTTAAAAATTGCCGCGGGAATGATTGAACCCAGTGGAGGTGAAATTTTTCGCCACCTACGCGCCACGGTGCGTTATGTTGCGCAAAACCCTGATTGTTCAGGGGGTGAAGATGTTCACACTTTTGTGAAAAAGGGGCTTGATTATGTGCCCGATGTGCAGTGGATCAATACACTGCGCACAAATCTTGGTTTTTCAGGAACTGAAAAATTAGCCATGCTTTCTGGTGGTGAAAAGCGGCGCGTTTCACTGTTGCGCGCTCTTGCGGCAAAACCCGATATTTTGCTCTTAGATGAACCAACCAACCACCTTGATCTGCCAACAATTGAATGGCTGGAGGGGGCTCTTTATGCTTTGCCTTCAGCGATTGTGGTGATTTCCCATGATCGACGCTTTTTAGAAAATGTTACACGTTCAACCGTGTGGCTTGATCGGGGGATGACCAAAAGATTGGAAATGCGTTTTTCGCAGTTTGAAAATTGGCGTGATAAGGCACTTGAAGAAGAAGCGCGAGATCAACATAAATTGGCACGGCAAATTGTGCGTGAAGAACAGTGGTTGCGCTATGGTGTAACAGCACGGCGCAAACGGAATGTGCGTCGTTTGGGGGCGTTGAAGGAATTAAGACAGCAGCATCAAACCTATAGAGGGCAACCAGGAAATGCTCTTTTGACAGCTGCCAAAAGCCATGATTCTGGTCAATTGGTGCTTGAAGCAAAGCGCATTGCAAAATCCTATGGTGATCGCGTTATTGTGAAAGATTTTTCTTTGCGCATTCAACGGGGGGATCGTATCGGTTTGATTGGTCCCAATGGCATTGGTAAAACAACATTGCTTTCTGCTCTGATCGGTAAGGAGGCGGTGGATAGTGGCACGGTAAAACATGGATATAACCTTTCCATGGCACTGCTTGATCAACAGCGTACTATAAATGAAGAAGAAACGTTAGCGCACTATCTCACCGATGGCAGAGGGGATAGCCTTGTGATTAATGGTCAAGAACGCCATGTTGTTTCTTATATGAAGGACTTTTTGTTTTTACCCGAACAAGCACGCACACCAATAAAAGAATTATCTGGCGGAGAAAGAGCCCGCCTTATTCTTGCCCGTCTTCTTTCACGACCAGCAAATTTTTTAATTCTCGATGAACCTACCAATGATTTGGATATGGAAACTTTGGATTTGTTGCAAGAGTTTATTGCCGATTTTTCTGGAACAGTGTTGCTTGTTAGTCATGACAGAGATTTCTTAGATCGGACTGTAACGCATATGTTGGCACCTCAAGGGGATGGTCAGTGGATTTTATATGCTGGTGGTTATAGTGATATGATAGCGCAAAACAAGCACGCTGCACTGTTAGAGCGCAAAGATAAAAAATTATCACAACATAAGATGCTTGCAAATCCTCATTCGAGGGAGCAGGAAAAACAGGTCTCATTGACAAATCGTAGCGTTATAGGGCGAGAGAAAACAACACTGCGTAAACTCTCTTATAAACAGGTTTATGCACTGGAAAAATTGCCTGAGCAAATTGATACTTTGCAAAAGGAAATAAAAACAATTGAACAAGAACTCTCTGATCCAGCACTCTATTGCAATGATAAAGAGCGTTTTGAGCGCTTGTCAACAGCACTGGAAGAGAAGAAAAAGGCTTGCGCGCAAAAAGAAGAAGAATGGTTGGAACTTGAATTGTTGCGCGAAGACATCGAGAGTGAGAAGCCATAA
- a CDS encoding DUF4164 domain-containing protein has translation MNQEMTVLPHALERLEKALRTLEITIINRNAVIDKSNEWEEEIQRMNADRSHLAQALDKAEAQVERLEAVNKEVSKRLVKAMETIRVVLDR, from the coding sequence ATGAACCAAGAAATGACGGTTCTCCCACACGCTTTAGAAAGATTAGAAAAAGCACTAAGAACCTTAGAGATTACCATTATCAACCGCAATGCCGTTATTGATAAAAGCAATGAATGGGAAGAAGAAATTCAACGAATGAATGCGGATCGCAGCCATCTTGCTCAAGCGCTTGATAAAGCCGAAGCCCAAGTTGAACGGTTAGAGGCAGTGAATAAAGAAGTTTCCAAACGTCTCGTTAAAGCAATGGAAACGATTCGTGTTGTACTTGATAGATAA
- the gap gene encoding type I glyceraldehyde-3-phosphate dehydrogenase: MAVRVAINGFGRIGRNILRALVESGRKDIEVVAINDLGSVETNAHLLRYDSVHGRFPGSVKVVGDALDVEGVMIKVLAERDPAQLPWKALDIDIALECTGLFTARDKASVHLNAGAKRVLVSAPSEGADLTVVYGVNHQSLNKEHRVVSNASCTTNCLAPVAQVLHNTVGIEKGFMTTIHSYTGDQPVLDTMHRDLYRARAAALSMIPTSTGAAKAVGLVLPELKGLLDGVSIRVPTPNVSVVDLTFTAKRSTTVEEINTAIFNAASGPLKGILDTTEEKLVSCDFNHNPHSAIFHNDQTKVIDGQLCRVLVWYDNEWGFSNRMSDTAVAFAKTL; encoded by the coding sequence ATGGCTGTTCGCGTGGCAATTAATGGGTTTGGTCGTATTGGGCGTAATATTTTGCGTGCACTTGTGGAAAGTGGGCGAAAAGATATTGAAGTCGTGGCTATTAATGATTTGGGATCAGTGGAAACAAATGCCCATTTGTTGCGCTATGATTCAGTTCATGGACGGTTTCCGGGATCTGTGAAGGTTGTTGGTGATGCCCTTGATGTTGAGGGTGTTATGATAAAGGTGTTGGCAGAGCGTGATCCAGCACAATTGCCTTGGAAAGCTTTGGATATCGATATCGCGTTGGAATGTACAGGGCTTTTTACTGCCCGTGATAAAGCAAGTGTTCATTTGAATGCTGGGGCAAAACGTGTTCTTGTTTCTGCGCCTTCTGAAGGTGCTGATCTCACCGTGGTCTATGGTGTTAATCATCAGTCTTTGAACAAAGAGCACCGTGTTGTTTCAAATGCTTCTTGTACGACCAATTGCTTGGCGCCCGTTGCGCAAGTTTTGCACAACACGGTGGGTATTGAAAAGGGGTTTATGACAACCATTCATTCTTATACCGGTGATCAACCTGTGCTTGATACAATGCATCGTGATCTTTATCGTGCACGTGCTGCTGCTCTTTCGATGATTCCTACCTCAACAGGGGCGGCGAAAGCTGTGGGGCTCGTCTTGCCGGAATTAAAGGGTTTGCTTGATGGTGTGTCGATTCGTGTACCAACCCCTAATGTTTCCGTGGTGGATTTGACCTTTACGGCTAAGCGCTCCACAACAGTTGAAGAAATTAATACAGCTATTTTTAATGCTGCAAGCGGACCTCTCAAGGGCATTTTAGATACGACAGAGGAAAAGCTTGTCAGTTGTGATTTTAATCATAATCCGCATTCGGCTATTTTTCACAATGATCAAACGAAGGTGATCGATGGTCAACTTTGTCGTGTACTGGTTTGGTACGATAATGAGTGGGGATTTTCTAACCGCATGAGTGATACGGCAGTTGCTTTTGCTAAAACACTATAA
- a CDS encoding DUF1036 domain-containing protein, with amino-acid sequence MFCLKGLRYMSGFVVFQRQWWIFQRGLRVFLLSILLSFFLVVFAKADFRVCNTTQQSVGVALGYRTLSGWVSEGWWMVPVTECKTLIEGPLSSRFYYFYAEGEQKKGNWSGSVPMCVQDSQFTIEGVHDCFPRGYQKAAFKEIDTGNQTSWMVQLTEESLFNDSVGNSPPLSGGSPP; translated from the coding sequence ATGTTTTGTCTTAAGGGCTTGCGTTATATGAGTGGTTTTGTGGTTTTTCAAAGACAGTGGTGGATCTTTCAGAGAGGGTTGAGGGTTTTTCTTTTGAGCATTTTGCTCTCGTTTTTCCTTGTTGTTTTTGCCAAGGCTGACTTTAGAGTTTGTAACACAACGCAACAGTCTGTAGGGGTTGCTCTTGGGTATCGTACGCTTTCAGGTTGGGTGAGCGAAGGGTGGTGGATGGTTCCAGTGACAGAGTGTAAAACTTTAATTGAGGGACCATTGTCTTCACGCTTTTATTATTTTTATGCAGAGGGAGAGCAGAAAAAAGGCAACTGGTCTGGTTCTGTACCCATGTGTGTGCAAGATAGCCAATTTACCATTGAAGGGGTTCATGATTGTTTCCCTAGGGGCTATCAAAAGGCTGCGTTTAAGGAAATTGATACAGGCAATCAAACCAGTTGGATGGTGCAGTTGACCGAAGAATCTTTGTTCAATGATTCGGTTGGAAATTCTCCACCTCTTTCAGGAGGTTCGCCACCGTGA
- a CDS encoding DUF2312 domain-containing protein, giving the protein MNNTVTDQTHAISVNQLRAFIERIERLEEEKKTISDDIKEVYAELKGSGFDSKAVRSIIRLRKKEEHERMEEEAVIQLYKNALGMS; this is encoded by the coding sequence ATGAATAATACAGTAACGGATCAAACACATGCTATATCTGTCAATCAACTACGTGCTTTTATCGAACGTATTGAACGGCTAGAAGAAGAGAAAAAAACCATTTCTGATGATATTAAGGAGGTTTATGCTGAACTTAAAGGCTCTGGTTTTGATAGTAAAGCCGTTCGCAGCATTATAAGATTGCGTAAAAAAGAAGAGCACGAACGGATGGAAGAAGAAGCCGTCATCCAACTCTATAAAAATGCGCTTGGCATGAGTTAA
- a CDS encoding glyceraldehyde 3-phosphate dehydrogenase NAD-binding domain-containing protein produces MAVRMAMNGFGCIGRNILPALVENGRKNIEVVVVDDLGLVEANAHVSHKNMLH; encoded by the coding sequence ATGGCTGTTCGCATGGCAATGAATGGGTTTGGTTGTATTGGGCGTAATATTTTGCCTGCACTTGTGGAAAATGGGCGAAAAAATATTGAAGTGGTGGTTGTTGATGATTTGGGATTGGTGGAAGCCAATGCCCATGTGTCACACAAAAATATGTTGCACTAA